Proteins encoded in a region of the Cardiocondyla obscurior isolate alpha-2009 linkage group LG18, Cobs3.1, whole genome shotgun sequence genome:
- the Snx16 gene encoding sorting nexin-16 has translation MSNSEAGVGCISEVTLAINKTRSSQAGTLRVLDSPDSNGSSHSNSFTVQRFNYTNDNNINSDILQSPLTSDDLRIPIVGYEIMEERSRFTVYKLRVELKNGNCWFVFRRYTDFVRLLAQLKRQKVPIDHLTLPRKKWLGDNFAPSFLEERICGLQTFVNGILSSPLLIGVSCVREFFCLDEPPALSDTAEESRALFEALEDTIYNLRQQLKECDTALASEKALCNEFRKKLHQILSERQTCSKCGATQ, from the exons ATGTCCAATTCAGAGGCTGGTGTAGGCTGCATCAGTGAGGTAACacttgcaattaataaaacaagaaGTTCTCAAGCAGGCACTTTGAGAGTTTTGGATAGTCCTGATTCCAATGGATCCAGCCACTCAAACTCATTTACTGTgcaacgatttaattatactaatgATAACAATATCAACTCAGATATTCTTCAGTCACCTCTTACTAGTGATGACTTAAGAATACCTATTGTTGGTTACGAAATCATGGAGGAAAGATCTAGATTTACA GTTTACAAACTTCGAGTTGAATTGAAAAATGGCAACTGTTGGTTTGTGTTTCGTAGATACACAGACTTTGTACGATTACTTGCACAATTAAAGAGGCAAAAAGTTCCTATTGATCATTTAACATTACCAAGAAAAAAATGGCTTGGTGATAATTTTGCTCCAAGTTTTTTGGAAGAAAGGATATGTGGTCTTCAAACATTTGTTAATGGCATATTGAGTAGTCCTCTTCTCATAGGTGTATCATGTGTAAGAGAATTTTTCTGTTTGGATGAACCTCCTGCTTTATCTGATACAGCTGAAGAATCTAGG GCATTATTTGAAGCATTGGAagatacaatatataatttgagaCAACAATTAAAAGAATGTGATACAGCACTTGCATCCGAAAAAGCTTTGTGTAATGAATTCCGAAAAAAACTTCATCAGATATTAAG TGAAAGACAAACTTGTTCAAAATGTGGTGCAACTCAATAG
- the LOC139109812 gene encoding b(0,+)-type amino acid transporter 1 isoform X1: MAHEQVGKIELKRELGLFSAVSIILAVMIGSGIFVSPTSAFERSGSVGFCLFVWISCGVLSLLGALAFAELSTVVPRSGAEYAYFIEAFGPLHAYAGQIPAFICSWIYVMLLRPAEVAVITLTFAEYSVQPFSKYLCGLSVNSMAMLKNLIAIIALGLITYINLVSVKLYVKVQNVFTVCKIVACMVVIGGGIWWLSSGHVELLDKPFRGTTTSAGNIALAFYSGLWAYDGWSSAAIVTEEIQRPEVNIFRSTIIAVPIITVLYVSMNLMYMSALTMSEMKSAAAVAVIWADRVLPPWMGFAIPLGVALSTFGCALSIQFSVSRLCFVAGREGHVPRVFSYVHIEKMTPAAAVIFQCILSLACMMLGDIVALIEFASFLMWVFYGFAMISLLIMRRTKPDAPRPYTVPIVIPWVVLAISIFLAVLPIVYEPSIKYLFALAFILCGIVVYHVFVYKKIRNTLSGEYNRLNNYFAIFYMYKRFIIKYNLFYLIIIIYIIYDFVSFFRQADVFNASIMFDCCSRWKKRLNKYFF; the protein is encoded by the exons ATGGCACATGAGCAAGTCGGAAAAATCGAGCTGAAAAGAGAGCTGGGGCTTTTCAGCGCCGTCAGCATTATTCTGGCAGTAATGATAG GTTCTGGCATTTTCGTATCACCAACCAGTGCTTTTGAGAGATCAGGATCTGTGGGATTTTGCTTGTTCGTTTGGATCAGCTGCGGTGTGCTATCTCTATTGGGCGCGTTAGCCTTTGCCGAATTGAGTACTGTGGTACCACGTTCCGGTGCAGAATATGCGTATTTCATAGAGGCCTTTGGACCATTACATGCTTACGCCGGTCAGATACCGGCGTTCATATGCTCCTGGATTTACGTGATGCTACTACGACCAGCAGAAGTGGCCGTAATCACATTGACTTTCGCAGAATACAGTGTGCAACCATTTTCTAAATATCTTTGTGGTTTATCTGTAAATTCTATGGCGATGTTAAAAAATCTCATAGCGATTATAGCATTAGGCTTGATAACGTACATCAATCTCGTCAGTGTCAAACTGTACGTAAAAGTGCAGAATGTGTTTACCGTGTGTAAAATAGTTGCCTGTATGGTGGTAATTGGCGGTGGAATATGGTGGCTAAGCTCCGGTCATGTGGAACTCCTTGATAAACCCTTTCGTGGCACCACCACGTCAGCTGGTAATATTGCTCTGGCCTTCTACAGCGGTCTCTGGGCTTACGACGGATGGAGTTCTGCTGCAATTGTCACCGAAGAAATTCAGAGACCTGAAGTCAACATCTTCCGGAGTACTATTATCGCGGTGCCTATCATCACCGTATTGTACGTATCCATGAACTTGATGTATATGTCAGCGTTAACGATGTCAGAGATGAAAAGCGCAGCGGCGGTAGCAGTTATTTGGGCGGACCGAGTTCTACCACCTTGGATGGGATTTGCAATACCGCTCGGCGTGGCACTGTCGACCTTTGGATGCGCCCTTAGCATTCAATTCAGCGTCTCCAGATTGTGCTTCGTCGCTGGCAGAGAAGGCCATGTGCCACGAGTTTTCAGCTACGTGCATATCGAGAAAATGACGCCGGCTGCGGCAGTGATCTTTCAATGTATACTCTCACTAGCGTGCATGATGCTAGGCGACATAGTAGCCTTGATTGAATTCGCTAGTTTTCTCATGTGGGTGTTCTACGGATTCGCGATGATATCGCTTTTAATTATGCGACGGACCAAACCGGACGCTCCCAGACCATATACCGTGCCTATCGTGATACCTTGGGTAGTATTGGCGATTTCCATCTTCCTTGCAGTGCTTCCAATAGTTTACGAGCCATCGATAAAGTATCTTTTCGCACTTGCATTCATCTTATGCGGCATTGTCGTGTATCAtgtatttgtatataaaaaaataagaaatacttTATCAGGTGAGTATAATCggttaaacaattattttgcaatcttttacatgtataaaagatttatcataaaatataatctgttttatttaataataataatatatataatttacgattttgtttcttttttcagacAAGCTGACGTTTTTAATGCAAGCATTATGTTTGATTGTTGCTCCAGATGGAAAAAAAGActgaacaaatattttttttaa
- the LOC139109812 gene encoding b(0,+)-type amino acid transporter 1 isoform X2, whose protein sequence is MAHEQVGKIELKRELGLFSAVSIILAVMIGSGIFVSPTSAFERSGSVGFCLFVWISCGVLSLLGALAFAELSTVVPRSGAEYAYFIEAFGPLHAYAGQIPAFICSWIYVMLLRPAEVAVITLTFAEYSVQPFSKYLCGLSVNSMAMLKNLIAIIALGLITYINLVSVKLYVKVQNVFTVCKIVACMVVIGGGIWWLSSGHVELLDKPFRGTTTSAGNIALAFYSGLWAYDGWSSAAIVTEEIQRPEVNIFRSTIIAVPIITVLYVSMNLMYMSALTMSEMKSAAAVAVIWADRVLPPWMGFAIPLGVALSTFGCALSIQFSVSRLCFVAGREGHVPRVFSYVHIEKMTPAAAVIFQCILSLACMMLGDIVALIEFASFLMWVFYGFAMISLLIMRRTKPDAPRPYTVPIVIPWVVLAISIFLAVLPIVYEPSIKYLFALAFILCGIVVYHVFVYKKIRNTLSDKLTFLMQALCLIVAPDGKKD, encoded by the exons ATGGCACATGAGCAAGTCGGAAAAATCGAGCTGAAAAGAGAGCTGGGGCTTTTCAGCGCCGTCAGCATTATTCTGGCAGTAATGATAG GTTCTGGCATTTTCGTATCACCAACCAGTGCTTTTGAGAGATCAGGATCTGTGGGATTTTGCTTGTTCGTTTGGATCAGCTGCGGTGTGCTATCTCTATTGGGCGCGTTAGCCTTTGCCGAATTGAGTACTGTGGTACCACGTTCCGGTGCAGAATATGCGTATTTCATAGAGGCCTTTGGACCATTACATGCTTACGCCGGTCAGATACCGGCGTTCATATGCTCCTGGATTTACGTGATGCTACTACGACCAGCAGAAGTGGCCGTAATCACATTGACTTTCGCAGAATACAGTGTGCAACCATTTTCTAAATATCTTTGTGGTTTATCTGTAAATTCTATGGCGATGTTAAAAAATCTCATAGCGATTATAGCATTAGGCTTGATAACGTACATCAATCTCGTCAGTGTCAAACTGTACGTAAAAGTGCAGAATGTGTTTACCGTGTGTAAAATAGTTGCCTGTATGGTGGTAATTGGCGGTGGAATATGGTGGCTAAGCTCCGGTCATGTGGAACTCCTTGATAAACCCTTTCGTGGCACCACCACGTCAGCTGGTAATATTGCTCTGGCCTTCTACAGCGGTCTCTGGGCTTACGACGGATGGAGTTCTGCTGCAATTGTCACCGAAGAAATTCAGAGACCTGAAGTCAACATCTTCCGGAGTACTATTATCGCGGTGCCTATCATCACCGTATTGTACGTATCCATGAACTTGATGTATATGTCAGCGTTAACGATGTCAGAGATGAAAAGCGCAGCGGCGGTAGCAGTTATTTGGGCGGACCGAGTTCTACCACCTTGGATGGGATTTGCAATACCGCTCGGCGTGGCACTGTCGACCTTTGGATGCGCCCTTAGCATTCAATTCAGCGTCTCCAGATTGTGCTTCGTCGCTGGCAGAGAAGGCCATGTGCCACGAGTTTTCAGCTACGTGCATATCGAGAAAATGACGCCGGCTGCGGCAGTGATCTTTCAATGTATACTCTCACTAGCGTGCATGATGCTAGGCGACATAGTAGCCTTGATTGAATTCGCTAGTTTTCTCATGTGGGTGTTCTACGGATTCGCGATGATATCGCTTTTAATTATGCGACGGACCAAACCGGACGCTCCCAGACCATATACCGTGCCTATCGTGATACCTTGGGTAGTATTGGCGATTTCCATCTTCCTTGCAGTGCTTCCAATAGTTTACGAGCCATCGATAAAGTATCTTTTCGCACTTGCATTCATCTTATGCGGCATTGTCGTGTATCAtgtatttgtatataaaaaaataagaaatacttTATCAG acAAGCTGACGTTTTTAATGCAAGCATTATGTTTGATTGTTGCTCCAGATGGAAAAAAAGActga